Part of the Lotus japonicus ecotype B-129 chromosome 6, LjGifu_v1.2 genome, AGTTAATATGCACTCATGAGACTATTGAATTACATTAGACTCCATTACATGTTATCATATCTCCTAACCTCTAAGTCTTAACTACCTGCACGGCTGCACCAGAATTAGTAACTGAAGTGACTGACCCATTCGCTAGTACTCTTAGTTGCTAAGTGCCATTGATAGCTTTTTTAATGCATTAAATCCCTTTAGTTTAGTTAAGTGCATGGCTTGATTAACACATAATGTACAATCACTAATAATATAAGAAAACTttattcttttccttttcatttaGATTATAAatcatttcaaattttgatGGTCAATATGGTTGTCTGCCCGGATACTTAATTCtatttaatttgttattttcATTGAATGATCTTCTTTCTGATTTCCCAATTTACTATGACAGTTGAAAAGTGTAATACAAGATCAGTGTCAAGCAGAAAGTGGTGGCAATTTGAGCGCTCAAATTACTAATTTTAGAAATCAATTAAAGGACAAAATGGAACAGTTGGAGCTCGTGGAAAACCTAAATAGTTCCCTTGTAGTTAAAGAGCACCAATATAAACAAGAAATACTTGATGCTCGTAAAGAATCTCTAGATGTGAGATTTTAAACCTCCTTAATGAATACTCTTTTGCTAAAATCTGTCTGATATGTGAATAGATGTGAAGTGTAAGTTTATTTCTTGCAGAGTTTAAAAGACATGTTCAGAGGTCGATCTCAACTTGGAATCAAGCGAATGGGAGAGTTAGATCCCAAACCTTTTCAAACTTTTTGCTTGCAGAAGTACTCATGTGAACAGTGGCAGGATATATCTGCTAAGTTATGTTCATCATGGGAAGAGAATCTGAAGGATTCAGCTTGGCATCCTTTCAAAACAATTGAGGTCAATGGCATTCCACAGGTACATGATTATGAATTTTCACTTTGAATCAAATGGCTATCAACTTTATTTCCTTCCTGAATGTGAGAACATCAATACCTTAGTATTTGATCTTTAATATCATATGAGTACTCTTAAGCATCACAAAACAGGAAAGAGTTTAAGATTGCTCAGTTGCACATGTCAAGTAATTATGTTAACTATAACGAAAGTGTGATCCTATTGGAGGAGAATTAGACTCAATAAATGCTACTGATACTACTTTTCTAATCATAAAGCTTAAAGAATAAATAGAGTAGGGTTATCAGAATTCAGGCTGAGTAATAGTTCTAGAACAACCATAAGTTTTCGATGATTTGATTTGAGGCTAATTTTTGTCAAAAGTATAATTTGTAGTTTTTTGATGCAAGAAAGGGAGATGGCATGATTAATCTAGTTGTTACTTGTAGTTCCAAAGGCTTCTTGCTTTTGTAATGGAGTGCCCAATTATAAACCAGAAAGCATTTTCCTCATAATGGTGGAGTCATAGATTCTAGATTTCTGATAACTTCAGGTAGTATTAGATGAAAATGACGAAAAACTGAAAGGATTGAAGAATGAGTGTGGTGAAGTGGTATACAAGGCTGTGGAAAATGCACTGATGGAAATGGAAGAATACAATTCAAGTGGAAGATATGCAATCCCTGAAATTTGGAACTGGAAGGAGGGAAGAAAAGCCACTTTGAAAGAAATTATCCAATTTATTATCAGGCAATTGAAGATTCACAAGCGGAAAAGGAAGTATTAGAACCTCTTCTCTCAGGCCTTGTAAGTATTTTTAAATATCATTCACCATTCACCAATACATTATTAGACAATTATGTTACAGCATGAAATCTTGATTGCCCTTTATGCATTTACATTAGGTGTATGTGAATAACTTGAAGTGATTAAAGTTTCTGTCTTTTTGTCTAACAGCTAAAAAGAGTGGCAGCAGCAGAACACGGGTGAAAGAAAAGATGTCTCAAATGTAtagaagatcagaagaaagaCTTTTTGTTAGAAATGAGAACCTTTTTTCTGATAAAATCCATCTGTATAGTTTGCTGCTTTCGAAATCAAACTTGCTGCTACATTTACTTGTCTATAAATATGTAATTACTAACAGATAGGTTTCAAAACTCAACACTCTCCCCATGGGCATGGAGTGATTTGGTTGTAGTTGATAACAAACATTTTCAAATATTAACCCATGTTTAGCATTGTCATACATATTTATTACTCTCTCCGTTTCAAAATAATTGTCCACTTAGGGAAAAAAAAGTTTGTTTCATAATAATTGGCCACATAAAATTTCAAGAAAACATATTGCTATTTTTCCATATCATATGAGAACAATAAATGTGGAGAGATAATAATACACTACAAATGATAAACTAGGATAACAAATGATAACATTTAAAAAGTTAacaatatgtgtgtttcttctctttttggACAGTTATTTTAAAATGGAGGGAGTAAATAATAGGTTTAATTATAGTTTTGATCCCCTTAATtaaagttttgaaattttgGTCCTCCTAGTATTCTAAGTTAGTAGATTTGGTCCAAGTCCCTCTGGTTAAAGACAATCGAGTTAGGTTGCTATCTATTGCTTTTTGCAATTTTTTCACTTGTTTTTGGTGAAACTATATGGCTATTTAGCTTTAATGATAATATGGGTGGATTAAAATTTACTAATCTGAGTTAAGTCATCTTGAGTTTAACCGACAGAGTTTGGTTAAAAATGTGTTATATACCTTGTTCAACACCAAAAATATTTGCACAATATTAAGTGTGACTTAATGAAAGTTAACTAATCAAATCAGCCCCAACAAATCTAGCGAGAGATCCAAAATATGAATCTCTTCAAAGAAAGAAACATCATGAAACCACAAATTCATCAAGATAAAAGTACAATGGGATATTTCAACGCATTACATAAGATAGATACAAAGAGGTACATGTAATAATAACTGTAACAATGATGCGAAAAAACGCCTAAGTTAAAGAGTAAATCTATATACCACAGGACACCCAACAAACTCATTGCTCATAGTCATTTTGCAGCATTATGATTTATGACCCAACATATAATATTTTTGGCCCAACTTATGTCCAACATGAATGTTGAATTCTTCAAGCAGCGAAGAGCAAATTGCTACGTAATCACAATCTCTGCGAGCGTTTGGAATGGaacttccaagttccaactaCAAATTGCTTATGGTGGTTCTTTACCATGGCGATCCAAATTGATTTCTTTCCCGTAGACAACACTAAAATGTTCTTCCAGAGAAAGGTTTCAGTGTGGTAGATGTAAGTTAAGTGCGTGATGGTGTGAGTAACATCTATGACAGAGCACAAAGAGAAATATACTTCTAAAAGACTCTCTGACTAtcaaggccccgtttggataaacagcttaattaagcgcttatggtcataagcgcttatgacataagcgcttattcataagctatttttaaaaatttattgaaataaattaaaaataagctgtgtataagcataagctgtttttcataagctatcctgagtagcttacgaaaataagctgaaaatagcttatggcagaccataagctgtttgcataagctctcccaaacacgggcataagagcttatactgtcagataagctcaaataagctcttccaaactgggcccaAATCAAATTCTagattatataatttatttatatagttTGTGTAAAATTGCTACTTTAAAATTATCTAATCatttagagtaaaatacactcaccccccttaaggtttgcaagaatgacactccaccccattctttttttaaatctacactccaccccatttttataaaggcaaaatttagtgacgaaaacaaattcgtcactaataaaaaataattactaattagttaaaatttaaataagtttaatgcatatacactatcatacattaatttatgaaaataattttactgaattaaatttaaaaaaacaatccactctgtctgttaagtccacgtcccatctgtctccaaatcatatttctcaccacaaacggtcaccaccaagcctttgctccctttaacacgacggccactgtcccagaatgtgaaaccccatgacaccaccatgcatcaaagttttgttgcgacctgaaccatagaacgtgaatcgcacattcccaaagctagttcaactacttcttgtgaacttcaccccctttaagttgcaagcgaacgctctgttagtttaagatgtcgttggattttgttaaaaacggtgctccaccgcatcgttgggttctaataacctccgatccacttcatatttcttaattttgtttctctattttcttcacccatttgtcttgcttttttggtctacaatccaattttcaaaatttgaggtataaagagattattttgattaaaattgaattattaccaaatatgaaaacacaagcatgtttccctatgttcgagatatggtttgtaaaccggtcgggtgtgctattgcagaatttgcattgtgaatttatggaggaagaccgcgattgagagaatgacgaggactgtgatgttttcatttttaaatttattggattatattgaaaatattttttgaaattattgattaacaatttaaataataactaattattaatgaagaataattttcgtcactaaatttgcatctatataaaatggggtgaggtgtagattttagacaaaaatgaggtggagtgtaattctaacaaaccttgagaggggtgagtgtattttactcaatcATTTAtactaaaaatataatttagtggacctatataaattttaatcaaacaaaatgaaaaaaaaaatgtagtgtTGCTAACACTTCCCTAATAGgaatgaaattcaaaaagagAATAGAATAAGATTGCGTTCCCACTTCACTTTATAGTGTAAATTGAGTGGAGATGAGAGAGACTAGAAGAAATTAGAgataaaacataatataataataagtcCTTAGTTCCCCACTCTCACTACATTCATTCCTGCTACCTTCATGTTTGAAGCCTTTCTTTCTGGAAGCTAGGGAGAGAAAGTGTGTTTCTTTTTAGGAGACTTTGGTGTTTctagagggaaataactctaaATCATTGTCTCAAGTCTGTGAGAGAGTTGAAAGGAAACCCCCTCCAATGTTGATTTAGCTGTGAGCAAGTTTCTGCTAATGAGTtgtttgttttaaatattatgtTCCATCTTAGTAAAAAGTTCAAAACTTTCATTGTTTTTAGTTAAAGTTCAAAACTTTTCTTGTTTCTGAGTCTTAATGCCTAGCCATTTTGCTTTCATTTTGTGTTTATTATGCAGGAACCTTGAGTTTCTATcctgttagaagtcccacattggctagagataaggccaatcaagtgtttataagggttgtgcaaacctcaactcttgagctagcttttgtggttgagtataggcctcccaatttctaatatggtatcagagcctatcctagatccatttgttgtgtggagacctcccatatttgggccacccgttgttgttcccacgttccagtctgttcaaatcctggacgtgagggggtgtgttagaagtcccacattggctagagataaggccaatcaagtgtttataagggttgtgcaaacctcaactcttgagttagcttttgtggttgagtataggcttATTCTGAGCCTTCAGAATGAAATTGATGACAGGGATCAGAAGATGATGGAGATGGAGCATAAACATAGTGAGGAAGTTGCTATGGTCCGAAGAGTCGTTATACGGCTTGGAGAGGAAATTaagtacaaagagaaaagtCTGCTTGAAATGGAATGCAAGTACAATGAGTCTTTGAATAAGGTGCACAAGTTGATGAAAGAGAAAGATGAAGTGCATGATGCCCAGGAAGGTATAACTTTGAACTATGATGTTGGAAGGAGAAAATGTTATCTGTATGTAAAACTTGCTAGAATGTAAAATTTTCTAATATGCACTTTTATTAGCAAATTATACTTATTTTggtttgaaatttatttttgcCATTATGTCATTGCTTCTGTAaagctactttttttttataatgtctGTAAATAGGGGTGTAaataggggtgggaataggccaggccgttcgtaggggcctatggcctagcctaccacaggcccaggccaggccagaccaaattggtaaatagccaaggcttaggctttttgaaaagcctatttagttaaaaaggtcAGGCTCAGGCCATTCAACAAGCCTTGTAAGCCTTACAGgctagcctatttaagtaaatatgattagtattttttggtaaattgtaaatatgataagtataaatatattttacccttgatgatgtctatatattaaaaatttataataatatcttgatattatatacttattgagaTTTTAgtatatttaagcaaattgacttatataacgattcaaagttataagtctttttaaaaataaatatatgacgtatttaaatatcttaatatggcgtgtgattttaaattgacTCTTCAActctaagaaaccaacataatctcGTTTAGTTTCATCACGACCTATTAGCTGATAATATTATAAGTCTGATTgttgaaaatattattttagtataatttaacccgttagcttataagtttgatAACTTCTTTACAGATAAATTTATTAACAAACGTAAAACTCTTGTTGTGAAACGGGTCTTTAAACAGGCTGCCAGGCCAAGCCAGGCTTTCGGAAGGCCCAGACCAGGCTCGAAAAAAAAGCCTTTGATAGGCCATAGGCCAGGCTCAggccttaagatttttaaacaggctaagcctatttaagcaaagcctacctaggcctagcctattcccacccctatcTGTAAAGCTACTTTAGTCATAATAACTAGGACTACTGGAATCAGTCACTGGATGCACAACTATATGATGAGCATCTTCTCCTTAGGATTCAAGACCAAATTTACCATCTTATAACTTCTTTAATGTGACACTCTGGTTTCTCCTGCATTTGTctttatgtgtgtgtgtgtgtgtgtgtgagagagagagagagagagagagagagttgggttgcctttaaaatattattggaattttatttttaataatgcttgctttgttttcttttgttaaaCTTATGCTTAATATTTTCTAGAATTACACAAGATGAGGGTCAAGAACTCTAAGATGAATGATGACATGGAATGTTTGAAGATAGACAATTGGTACCTTAGCAAGCAATTGGAGGAGAGTAAAGCCCTAAATGATCAACAGGAGAAGAATTTCATAGAGGAGATTCAAAAAGTAAGTAACGGTCAGATTCTTCAGATGCCTGAAAATAAATCATTAGAAGGATTTTATATAATCAGATCCCCAGTCTATTTCTAGTACCAGTTTTATTTACTTGGttgcattttaatttttagaCTTTTTCACTCTAATTTTGCCTGTAATAAGATATGGTTATTTTAGCTACATATATAGTGTACTCAGTGCCAATTTTGAGGAAAACAAGCTGAGATTTTAGATCATTCTCCGGAAGCTAACTTATTTTGGATGGGTAAAGAACATGAAATAATTTGATGTGGTAGTGATTCTAAGAAAACTATTTTAGAATCTCTAGAATCTTGTGAATTATAAACTTCCACTTGGACATGTCATGCCACTGATAGCAAACTAGAAATAAGATTCTGATTATTATTGAAAAAATTCAAGAGCTCTCAGAGCTTACAAGAAGATCAGAACAGGTTCTTCCTAGAGAAGGAATACTGTGGTTAACCAAGCTTATTAATATGTAAATAGAGTCAGTTGCAAACTGATGGAAAGCTGTTATACTATTAGAGGTAGTTAGGGCTGGTGAAGagtttaaatttgaatttctcGCCATGACTCAAAGATGCACGACAGGGCTATGATATCATCCAAGAAAAAATGACAGAAGAAATTAAATCTCCTTTCATTGATTAAGAATGAATGCGGTACTTCAGTTAATATGTACTTATGAGGCTCTATTTTACATGTTATCATATGTACTTATGAGGCTCTATTTTACATGTTATCATATCTCCTAACCTCTTAACTACCCTGCACCAGAATTAGTGACTGACCCATTAGCTAGCTTAACTAACTGATGAGACTCATGTAATAGTTGGAGTCAGTATGAGCTCTTCATGATTGCTATTTTCCTCTTAGTTACTAAATGTCATCGATAGTTTTTATACTAAATCCCTTTACTTGAGCATGATATGATTAACAGATAATGTACATTCACTAataatataatgattttttttttctctttttcatttAGTGATTTAGTCCATGTGATGCTCAATATGGCTGTTTGCTAGGATACTTATtcgtatttaatttattattgtcATTGAATAATCTTCTTTCTAATTTCTAAATTTTCACTGCCACAGTTGAAAAGAATAATATTACAAGATCAGAGTCATGCAAAAAGTGGTGGCAGTTTGAATGCTGAAATTACTACTTTTAGAAATCAGTTACAGGACAAAATGGATTACTTGGAGCTTGTGGAAGTCCTTAACAGTTCCCTTGTGGTTAAAGAGCACCAATATAAACAAGAAATACTTGATGTGCGGAAAGAATCTCTAGAAGTGAGATTTCCAACCTCTTTAATGAATACTCTTTTGCTAAAATCTATTGATAACAGATGTGAAGTGTAAAATAGATAAACTCTCATAGCTTTCTTTCCTGTAGAGTTTACCAGATATGTTCAGAGGTCAATCTGAACTTGGAATCAAAAGATTGGGAGAATTAGACCCAATACCTTTTCAAAATTTCTGCTTGCAGAGGTACTCACGTGAACAATGGCCGGAGATAGCTGCCAAGTTATGTTCATCATGGGAAGAGAATCTGAAGGATTCAGCTTGGCATCCTTTCAAAATGATTGAGGTCAATGGCATTTTACAGGTACGTACATGCTTATGAATTTTCACTATGAATCAAATGGATATCATCTTTAGTACCTTCATGAAGGTGAAAACTCAATATGAGAAGCATATAAGTGTATTTGATCTTTTAAATTATATGACTACTCTTTAGTATCATCGTAAAGAAgggaagaatttaagattgttcAGTTGCACATGTCAAACAAAAAATATAGAATAAATTGAATGGTTGTCAGAATGCAGATTGAGTAGTAGTTGTATAACAACCATAAATATTCCATGTTTGATTTGGGGCTAAGTGTTGAAAAAAGGATGCAAGAAAGGGGAAAGGGAGATGTCATGATTAAACGAGGACATATATATAGCATTTTCCTCATAATGGTGGAGTCATTGATTTGAGATTTTTGATACTTTCAGGAAGTATTAgatgaaaatgatgaaaaaCTGAAAGGATTGAGGAATGAGTGTGGTGAACTGGTATACAAGGCTGTGGGAAATGCATTGATGGAAATAGAAGAATACAATTCAAGTGGAAGATATGCAATCCCTGAAATTTAGAACTGGAAGGAGGAAAGGAAAGCTACTTTGAAAGAAATTTTCCAATATATTATCAGGCTATTGAAGACTCACAAGCGCAAAAGAAAGTAGAACTTCTTTCTCTCAGGTCCTGCAAGTATTTTTAAATGTAATTCACCAATATATTGTTAGACCATTATGATTATGTTACattatgaaattttttattgCCATTTATCCATTTACATTAGGTGTCTGTGAATAACTTGTATTGATTAAAGTTTCTTTCTTATAGTCTCAAAGCTAAAAAGAATGGCAGAAGCAAAACATGGTTGAAAGAGAAGATGGATCAAGTGCATAGGAGATCAGAAGAAGACTTATTAGACACAAGGacctttttttttgataaaatccATCTGTATAGTTTGCTGCTAAATTTATTTGTCTATAAATATGTATATTACCAGGTGGGTTTAAAAACTCTTGACACTCTCCCCATAAAGTGGTAGTAGTACTTGGTGGTGGTGCAAAGAGTTGATAACCAACTTTTCCAAGTATAACTAGGTGGTTAACCCATGTTTTGAATTGTCatacatatttaattaatagtATGGATACTttcatattttgaaattaaaaaattatttgaaattatatattaatgttatatggagaaaaaaaaaatttcactcCTTAATATGAGTTGCACTATTATTTGGTGAAGTAGAAAGGAAATAGAAAGAACTAACTATTAGTCTATTAACCCTATCATTATCTTGTAAAATAAACACAACAGGAGGGGGTGATGCCAAAAAAAGAAAGGGGTTGTTCTCTCTGTGTGCAGCACTGCATTCCCTTGGAGCATGGTGGAGAGTAAGTTGCCGCCTAAGATGGAGAAGGCGGAGTCTGGAGAACATCTAAAACCTAAACTTGAAGATTGAAGAGACCCCAAACCTCTTTGTCTTAGTAAATTAATAACCTCTTGCGAATTATCTGATTCATTTTGCACATTTCTATACCCCACCTGGCCACCTTCCAGCACAGACTTAAACCATGCTTAATGGCCAACTTCCACTTACAAAGCATCGCCCACACCTGCTTAATATTACAACTCATAATTACAATTTCTAATTTGTGCAACcttaattagaaaaaaaaaaactaatatctTCATTAACATCCTTGATGCAGTTGGTCAAGAAACATCAATTCGCTTAGTAGAAATTGGTGATGAAGACGAGGAACAACTTTCATGAAAATGTTAGCGAGTTGGAGTTGCTAGGTGGGATGAGGAAGAGAAATAACACGATCGTCAAAAATCTCATGAATGGAATGACAGTCCACCTCAATATATTTAGCGCCCTGATGAAAAACTGGATTGCCAGTACTATGTATAGTCTTTTCAATATAAAGAGGGGTGACATCATGCCTAGGGAATCCTAGTTAAGCCAACAAGTCATGAAGCCAAATTATCTCTGAACAAGTTGTAGACATAGCCCGATATTCAGACTCAATGGAGGACTTGGAAACTCGAACTTATTTTTACTCTTCCATGAAATCAGGGCAAGACCAAGAAATATGCATTAACCGAAGGCAGATCGCTGAGTATCAAGACAAtcagcccaatctgcatcacttCTTGTTTGTTTCCCTAAGCCACTAACCAGACTTTGGAACGATTAAGAGATCCATCAAAGTTCAGCTTCACAAAGTAAACTCATTTGCAACCAATGAGTTTAACGCTCGACGGACAAGAAACAATGTCCCAAGTAAAATTCTCCTGCAGTTCCTAGAGTCTTGCTTTCACCCAACGCATATCCTTAATAATTGTTGAATAACATGTAGGAATAGATAGGCAAGATAAAGTAGCAGTAAGAGAAGTATGTTCACATCCATACCTATCAGGTGCACGATGCATACGAGAGGATTTACGTATGGTAACCAGTGATGATTCTGACGAAGAAGCTTCAGCAGGAACGTGTGGATCAAAATTAGGAGGTGAGGGATCAACATCAGGAAGTGGTTGATCAGCATTAGAAAATGGTGGATCAGCACCGAGAAGAGACAGATCAATATCTGCATGTGGTGGAATAATCGGGCGTCTAACACATACATGTCCAGGTTTATAACGTGCTGCATATAGAGAAACGTGAGCAAAACCAGGAAGAGTGACAAACTTGTTAGGCCTATAAGGAGAACaggaaaaaaatattgatgATATAAGAAAATTACGTTCCTAGAAATTCAGATGCGATTAACAGAGACATCATAACACAATAACCCATTTTTTAGTGTTACTATATCCTAGAAAAGCGGTAGTAAGTGGATAAAACATACACATCCAAAAGGATAAATGATATCTAACTAGCATGAACATTAAAGAGATGAAAGAAAGAGGAATCAAGTTGATCAAATAGATCGCAGTGGACAAAGCTTCAACCAAAAATTGAGAGGAAACAGAGGCCTCAAAGAGTAATGTTCTAGTGACATATAGCAAGTGACAATTATTCCACTCAACAACGTCATTTTATTGAGGCGTAAAGGACATGAACATTGAAAAAATGATGTCTTTTTACTGCAAGTACTCTTGAAAGGCATGAGGACATACTCGTCACTAGAGTCGGAGAGTAAGATCTTATTATTCTATGGAACTAATTCTCAACATAAGATAAAAACTTCTTAAAGTTAGAAAAAACTCCAGCTTTAGAGTGAAGAAAATATACCCAAGCAAAGCGgatataggcgtcgataaacatCACAAAGTACTTATATTGTGCATGAGATAGGAGACACAACTCAAAGATCATAATGAACAATTAGTGTGTTTAATTGGTTGCAATTCTCAAACGTTAATATGAGCTCCAACTGTGGATCAGAGCCTCAATTGTAGATCTCAACcgttttgaaaatgtttgggAACCAATTTTGAGAATCGATTCTACAAGTTTGATCCGGATCTGGCAGAATTGACTTGAGGTAGCTTCTCTATCAGCTTGATCTGATTTTGTGTATATGTACTACAATAATTCAATTACGAAAATCAATTTTGGGTATATTTATCCATACATAAATCATGTCACTTAAATTCACGTCACAAGATTCAATTTTGACCAAATCCAATTATGGTCAGATCCAATTCTGCTAACACTGATTCAAACACACTATATCAAAACATTTGGCTACCTAATGAACATGAGACGGAAAAGATAAGGAATTGTTTTTAGCCAATTTGCACGtagaataagaaaaataaaaaataacattattATTTCCTTATAATCCAGTTTTTAGCAAATAAGACAAAACAATTGATGACATACTTTTTTATGCCAATCCTCACACTTTTGGAATAACTTtacggtgcccactagggtggacctctttttttttggtccaccggtggaccacgATTAATCACCGTTAGATCTGAGAATATTAGaatattttataattgaatGGTTAGGATTAGTTGAATAATAAAagggtaaaaaaataatttgacaACCTACAGCTCCTCCTCTTACATGCTCTTCTCCCAGCTCATGTGCGGCATTTCTTGCCACATCCTGATCCGAAAAATGTTGTTCGTGGAAGAAACACTGCTAAGCAACGTTGGGAACAAaagggggtgggggtggggatgCATTCCTTTTCAGGCCAGTGTTCAGTCAATTAAGGTATGTGAATCTTTGTTAATATCTATGCCCCAAGTATTGGTGCTTAGAGGAGAAGGCTTCGAGATGAATCAGAGCTTGATCTAGTTGGATTGTCTTTCAACTTGTGGGTGGTTCTGCAATCATCTTTGTTTTTTTGTGTGGATTTTTTCAGAAATGCTGATGGCTTAAATTACAATGTAAATTTTGCAGGTTTCCTTTTTCTCCAGCACTCTCCGCCTTCCCACCTTCACCTCCATACCCTCTTTGCAACACTTCCTATTACAAAACCCAGAAATAgaaaccaaagaagaaaaattgaatCTTTTAAGTTGAAAAACAAAGACAAAACGAAACTCAAAAACCCACCCAGAAAcaacaaaaaagagaagaaagattgaaTCTTGTCTAATTGAAACCCACAAAAAATAGAGATAATGCATTACCAAGAAAGTTGAAACACATAAAACTCAGAAACAAGAATAAGAGTGAAGCTAGATTGAATCCTTTTTACTGAAACCAAGAAAAAATAGAGACATGGCAGGCATTGATCTGTGCTAACAaagagaagaagattgaagaagaaaaagaagcataaGAGAATATGGAAGATGGATCTATGCAAgcttttgatttttgatttgtGGGcacttttgattttgattttttaagagaagaaggtgatgattttgatattgaCAGAGAAAGGGATGGCAGAAAATTAAGAGGTGTACAAAAAAGCTGATGACTTCATCAATGGGTTTAAGAAGCAACTGATGTTGCAGTGGAGATGATCAACGCAAATTGAAAGCAATAAGGAAGTTCCGATGAAGAAGGACAGTGAAAGTAAGGACAGGAAAGTTGgaggaagaaagagaaaaaggggTAAAGTCTCAATTACTCT contains:
- the LOC130722111 gene encoding factor of DNA methylation 1-like isoform X1 — encoded protein: MLNHSISNEEALRKQRIIVSLQNEIDDKNHKLMEMEHKHSETLAWVRKHIVGLVENINNKERSLLEMECKYNESLNMVHKLMNERDELHDGCQKELHKMSVMNSKMNGDMERLKIENWHLSKQLEDSKALNDRQEKNFIEEIQKLKSVIQDQCQAESGGNLSAQITNFRNQLKDKMEQLELVENLNSSLVVKEHQYKQEILDARKESLDSLKDMFRGRSQLGIKRMGELDPKPFQTFCLQKYSCEQWQDISAKLCSSWEENLKDSAWHPFKTIEVNGIPQVVLDENDEKLKGLKNECGEVVYKAVENALMEMEEYNSSGRYAIPEIWNWKEGRKATLKEIIQFIIRQLKIHKRKRKY
- the LOC130722111 gene encoding factor of DNA methylation 1-like isoform X2, with the protein product MLNHSISNEEALRKQRIIVSLQNEIDDKNHKLMEMEHKHSETLAWVRKHIVGLVENINNKERSLLEMECKYNESLNMVHKLMNERDELHDGCQKELHKMSVMNSKMNGDMERLKIENWHLSKQLEDSKALNDRQEKNFIEEIQKSLKDMFRGRSQLGIKRMGELDPKPFQTFCLQKYSCEQWQDISAKLCSSWEENLKDSAWHPFKTIEVNGIPQVVLDENDEKLKGLKNECGEVVYKAVENALMEMEEYNSSGRYAIPEIWNWKEGRKATLKEIIQFIIRQLKIHKRKRKY
- the LOC130723908 gene encoding factor of DNA methylation 1-like, which gives rise to MVSEPILDPFVVWRPPIFGPPVVVPTFQSVQILDVRGCVRSPTLARDKANQVFIRVVQTSTLELAFVVEYRLILSLQNEIDDRDQKMMEMEHKHSEEVAMVRRVVIRLGEEIKYKEKSLLEMECKYNESLNKVHKLMKEKDEVHDAQEELHKMRVKNSKMNDDMECLKIDNWYLSKQLEESKALNDQQEKNFIEEIQKLKRIILQDQSHAKSGGSLNAEITTFRNQLQDKMDYLELVEVLNSSLVVKEHQYKQEILDVRKESLESLPDMFRGQSELGIKRLGELDPIPFQNFCLQRYSREQWPEIAAKLCSSWEENLKDSAWHPFKMIEVNGILQEVLDENDEKLKGLRNECGELVYKAVGNALMEIEEYNSSGRYAIPEI